Proteins from a genomic interval of Gossypium hirsutum isolate 1008001.06 chromosome A09, Gossypium_hirsutum_v2.1, whole genome shotgun sequence:
- the LOC107928557 gene encoding ethylene receptor 2 — protein sequence MLKALAPGLLISSLLISASTAADTGFPRCNCDDEVSFWSIESILETQRVSDFLIAVAYFSIPIELLYFVSCSNVPFKWVLFQFIAFIVLCGLTHLLNGWTYGPHPFQLMLALTVFKILTALVSCATAITLITLIPLLLKVKVREFMLKKKAWDLGREVGIIMKQKETGAHVRMLTQEIRKSLDRHTILYTTMVELSKTLGLQNCAVWMPNEIQTKMNLTHELKGRNFSYNFTIPITDPDILRIKGSDGVNILEPDSSLATASNGEYGEPGPVAAIRMPMLRVSNFKGGTPELVQTCYAILVCVLPSEQNRSWSNQELEIVKVVADQVAVALSHAAVLEESQLMRDQLVEQNRALQLARQNAMRASQVRNAFQKVMSDGMRRPMHSILGLLSMMQDGNLNNDQRIIVDSMMKTSNVLSTLINDVMDISTMDNGRSPLEKRSLHLHSMIKEAACLAKCLSVYSGFGFSIEVEKSLPDLVFGDERRVFQVILHMVGSLLDGNSGGGTVVLRVFSENGSQERNDQRRAAWRHSSLDGDVHIRFEIRIENSNSQPESSGSMSELQVSGRKYNSNSAEERLSFSICQKLVQLMHGNIWVVQNPQGSAQSMALVIRFQLRPSVSITINELGESSDQPCSNSLFKGLQVLLADDDDLNRAVTRKLLEKLGCSVSAVTSGFECLTSIGPASSPFQIVILELQMPELDGFEVAMRIRKFRSRNWPLIVAMTASADDDTWERCSQIGINGVVRKPVLLQGIAIELRKVLMQANKV from the exons ATGTTAAAAGCATTAGCTCCTGGGTTGTTGATTTCTTCGCTTCTGATCTCGGCCTCCACGGCGGCTGATACCGGTTTTCCGAGGTGTAATTGCGACGATGAAGTGAGTTTTTGGAGCATTGAAAGTATCTTAGAGACGCAACGAGTGAGCGATTTCTTGATTGCGGTCGCCTATTTTTCGATTCCTATAGAATTGCTTTACTTTGTTAGTTGCTCCAATGTGCCTTTCAAATGGGTCTTGTTTCAGTTCATCGCGTTTATCGTGCTTTGCGGATTGACTCATTTGCTTAACGGATGGACTTACGGTCCGCATCCGTTTCAGCTTATGTTGGCTCTCACCGTGTTCAAGATTCTCACCGCGTTGGTCTCTTGTGCGACGGCTATTACGCTTATAACACTTATTCCGTTGCTTCTTAAGGTTAAGGTGAGGGAGTTTATGTTGAAGAAAAAGGCTTGGGACCTCGGGCGGGAAGTTGGGATTATAATGAAACAGAAGGAGACCGGTGCGCACGTCCGTATGCTAACGCAGGAAATCCGTAAATCATTGGATAGGCATACTATTTTGTACACAACGATGGTGGAGTTGTCTAAGACATTAGGTTTGCAAAATTGTGCTGTATGGATGCCTAATGAGATCCAGACCAAGATGAATTTGACTCATGAACTCAAAGGAAGGAACTTTTCGTATAATTTTACCATTCCGATTACGGATCCGGATATTTTGAGGATTAAAGGAAGTGATGGAGTGAACATCCTCGAACCTGACTCTTCGCTTGCCACTGCAAGCAATGGGGAGTATGGTGAGCCAGGACCTGTGGCTGCAATTCGGATGCCAATGCTTCGAGTATCCAATTTTAAAGGGGGAACTCCCGAGCTAGTTCAGACATGTTATGCGATATTAGTTTGTGTTCTTCCGAGTGAACAAAATAGGTCTTGGAGCAACCAAGAACTAGAGATAGTTAAGGTCGTTGCGGATCAGGTGGCTGTTGCACTCTCTCATGCTGCGGTTCTCGAAGAGTCTCAACTCATGAGGGACCAATTGGTCGAGCAAAATCGAGCATTGCAACTGGCACGACAAAATGCCATGAGAGCAAGCCAAGTTAGAAATGCATTTCAGAAGGTAATGAGTGATGGAATGAGGAGACCTATGCACTCGATTTTAGGATTGCTTTCGATGATGCAGGATGGAAATCTGAATAATGATCAACGGATTATTGTTGATTCGATGATGAAGACCAGTAACGTGCTATCGACATTGATAAACGATGTGATGGATATTTCAACAATGGATAACGGAAGATCCCCGTTGGAGAAGCGATCTCTTCACTTGCATTCCATGATAAAAGAAGCTGCTTGTCTTGCCAAATGCTTGTCTGTTTAtagtggttttggtttttcaattGAAGTTGAGAAATCCTTGCCTGATCTTGTTTTCGGTGATGAAAGGAGAGTTTTTCAAGTGATACTTCATATGGTCGGGAGCCTATTGGATGGCAATAGTGGAGGTGGAACTGTTGTACTCCGGGTGTTCTCCGAGAATGGTAGTCAGGAACGGAATGATCAAAGACGGGCAGCCTGGAGGCACAGCTCCTTGGATGGAGATGTACATATCAGGTTCGAAATTAGGATCGAGAATAGCAATTCTCAGCCAGAGAGCAGTGGCTCAATGTCGGAGTTACAGGTCAGTGGCAGAAAATATAACAGCAATAGCGCCGAGGAACGCTTGAGCTTCAGCATTTGCCAAAAGCTAGTGCAG TTAATGCATGGGAACATCTGGGTAgtacaaaatcctcagggttcaGCTCAAAGCATGGCGCTTGTTATTCGGTTTCAACTCCGACCGTCCGTCAGTATAACAATCAACGAGTTGGGAGAATCATCAGACCAGCCATGCTCCAACTCCCTTTTCAAGGGTTTGCAAGTTTTACTTGCCGATGACGATGATCTGAACCGTGCCGTGACTCGAAAGCTTCTTGAGAAGTTGGGATGCAGTGTTTCTGCCGTAACATCTGGATTCGAATGCCTCACTTCTATAGGGCCAGCTTCATCGCCTTTCCAGATTGTCATTTTGGAGCTTCAGATGCCCGAGTTAGATGGATTCGAAGTCGCAATGAGAATCCGGAAATTCCGAAGTCGTAACTGGCCGTTGATTGTTGCCATGACTGCCAGCGCCGATGATGATACATGGGAAAGATGTTCACAGATTGGAATCAATGGAGTCGTTCGAAAGCCAGTCCTATTACAAGGAATCGCCATCGAGCTTCGGAAAGTCCTGATGCAAGCCAACAAAGTTTAA